A genomic segment from Leptolyngbya boryana PCC 6306 encodes:
- a CDS encoding IS982 family transposase, producing MEPIVSRLDLTALFCDVDDFCQTFEWAWAHQPQLPSMPGEKRSRSRLRLSEVMTIVIAFHASGARTFKDFYTLTVLPHWRKAFPNLVSYTRFVELMPWCLMLLCCFLMTRRGEMTGIAFVDSTPIEVCHPARAHSHKVFKHQVGWGKSSTGWKFGFKLHLIINEHGELLAFKLTPANTDDRAPVAEMTEGIFGKLFGDRGYISQKLFEELYERGLKLITKRKRNMKQKLVTLMDKILLRKRSLIESVNDQLKNICQIEHSRHRSYWNFLVNLMAGLIAYTYQPKLPSLDLQPKGLPALPPAIF from the coding sequence ATGGAACCTATCGTATCGCGCCTCGACCTGACAGCTTTGTTCTGCGACGTAGACGACTTCTGCCAGACCTTTGAATGGGCATGGGCACACCAGCCCCAACTGCCGTCGATGCCTGGAGAGAAACGCAGTCGTTCCCGGTTGCGCTTGAGTGAAGTGATGACCATCGTGATTGCCTTTCATGCTTCTGGTGCAAGGACATTCAAGGATTTCTATACCCTGACCGTTCTACCGCATTGGCGCAAAGCGTTTCCGAATTTGGTGAGCTACACCCGATTTGTGGAACTGATGCCTTGGTGCTTGATGCTGTTGTGTTGCTTCCTGATGACCCGACGCGGCGAGATGACGGGGATTGCCTTTGTCGATTCCACTCCAATTGAGGTGTGCCATCCCGCCCGTGCCCACAGTCACAAGGTGTTCAAACATCAAGTGGGTTGGGGCAAAAGCTCAACGGGCTGGAAGTTCGGCTTCAAGTTGCATCTGATCATCAACGAACACGGAGAACTCCTGGCGTTCAAGCTGACTCCTGCCAATACTGACGACCGTGCTCCTGTGGCTGAAATGACCGAAGGCATCTTCGGCAAGCTGTTTGGAGACCGGGGCTATATCTCACAGAAGTTGTTTGAGGAACTGTACGAGCGCGGCTTGAAACTGATCACCAAACGCAAGCGCAATATGAAACAGAAGCTCGTCACGCTGATGGATAAGATTCTGCTGCGAAAGCGTTCCCTCATTGAGTCAGTGAATGACCAATTGAAGAACATTTGTCAGATTGAGCATTCTCGTCATCGCAGTTATTGGAATTTTCTGGTCAACCTGATGGCCGGGTTGATTGCTTACACCTATCAGCCCAAGTTACCGTCGCTCGATTTGCAACCGAAAGGGTTGCCTGCTTTGCCTCCTGCCATCTTTTAG
- the efp gene encoding elongation factor P — MISSNDFRPGVSIELDGSVWRVVEFLHVKPGKGSAFVRTKLKNAQNGNVVERTFRAGETVPQATLEKSTMQHTYKEGDEFVFMDMETYDEGRLSAAQIGDRVKYLKEGMEVNVVRWNEQVLEVQLPNSVVLEVTQTDPGVKGDTATGGTKPAIVETGAQVMVPLFITIGEKIKIDTRNDTYLGREKE, encoded by the coding sequence ATGATTTCCAGTAACGATTTTCGTCCCGGTGTCAGTATTGAGCTAGACGGCTCAGTCTGGCGTGTAGTGGAATTTTTACACGTCAAGCCGGGTAAGGGTTCTGCATTTGTTCGTACCAAGCTCAAAAACGCCCAAAATGGCAACGTGGTCGAGCGCACATTCCGAGCCGGGGAGACCGTACCGCAAGCAACGCTCGAAAAAAGCACGATGCAACACACCTACAAAGAAGGTGATGAGTTCGTGTTTATGGACATGGAAACTTACGATGAAGGTCGGCTCAGCGCGGCTCAAATCGGCGATCGCGTCAAATACCTCAAAGAAGGCATGGAAGTGAACGTCGTCCGCTGGAACGAACAAGTTTTGGAAGTTCAACTTCCAAACTCCGTCGTGCTGGAAGTGACTCAAACTGATCCCGGTGTCAAAGGCGATACCGCAACGGGTGGCACAAAGCCCGCGATCGTTGAAACGGGCGCACAGGTCATGGTTCCGTTATTCATCACCATCGGTGAAAAGATCAAAATTGACACTCGCAACGATACATATTTAGGTCGCGAGAAAGAATAG
- the accB gene encoding acetyl-CoA carboxylase biotin carboxyl carrier protein → MPLDLTELRELLTTLNQTDISELTLKADDFELVVRRGTRVEVAPVAAITTTASTPVVMSPEPAKAETPVAPKNDRKLVDVVSPIVGTFYRSPAPDEPPFADIGNRIQKGQVVCIIEAMKVMNEIEAEVSGEIVEVLVQNGQPVEYGQPLMRVNPA, encoded by the coding sequence GTGCCACTTGATCTGACTGAGCTACGCGAATTATTAACCACGTTAAATCAAACTGATATCTCGGAATTAACGTTAAAAGCAGACGATTTTGAATTAGTCGTACGCCGAGGAACGCGAGTTGAAGTTGCGCCTGTTGCCGCGATCACAACGACTGCCTCTACCCCTGTTGTGATGTCCCCGGAACCCGCGAAGGCAGAAACGCCGGTGGCACCCAAGAACGATCGTAAATTAGTCGATGTTGTCTCGCCGATCGTGGGTACGTTTTATCGCTCTCCTGCGCCCGATGAACCTCCCTTTGCCGATATCGGCAATCGCATTCAGAAAGGACAAGTCGTGTGCATCATCGAAGCGATGAAAGTGATGAACGAAATCGAAGCCGAAGTCTCCGGCGAAATCGTCGAAGTCCTCGTGCAGAATGGACAGCCCGTGGAATATGGACAGCCTTTGATGCGCGTCAATCCGGCTTAG
- a CDS encoding DUF874 family protein codes for MNWVLSVLTGETQLNSADRIELDRDQIKLDHDRIELNHDRIKLKRDRVKLNHDRIELKRDRIKLKRDQIKLDRDRIKLNRDQIKFS; via the coding sequence ATGAATTGGGTGCTAAGTGTTTTGACGGGCGAAACACAACTGAACTCTGCCGATCGTATTGAGTTGGATCGCGATCAAATTAAGTTAGATCATGATCGTATCGAGTTGAATCACGATCGCATTAAGTTGAAACGCGATCGCGTCAAGTTGAATCATGATCGTATTGAGTTGAAACGCGATCGCATCAAGTTGAAACGCGATCAAATTAAGTTAGATCGCGATCGCATCAAGTTGAATCGCGATCAAATTAAATTTAGCTAA
- a CDS encoding peptidylprolyl isomerase, with protein sequence MSFCNDSWKRAIVRLSQCGVALLCVVVILVGFEPPVLALPQGNAIKDPKALLRYALPIENPEVRQLQDSLEDVAAQLRANRRWGAVNSDLSRANNILTKKSDKLLASVVDDRKSEAEQLIEQLKAGIAEMTEIATAKDKTKTLEKRAELLDKIGDLEAAMVSKFPYEVPQEYSNLPQLKGRATIAAKTSKGDLTIVVDGFSAPVTAGNFVDLVQRGFYNGLPFTRAEESYVLQVGDPPGDEVGFVDPKTKKYRAIPLEVLVKGDKVPTYGITLEDAGRYLDPPVLPFSAYGAMALARPDFDANGGSSQFFFFLFEPELTPAGANLLDGRYSIFGFVTEGADVLRELRAGDKIESMKVVDGLENLVEPKNA encoded by the coding sequence ATGTCTTTTTGTAATGATTCATGGAAACGCGCGATCGTGCGCTTGAGCCAATGCGGAGTTGCCTTGCTCTGCGTGGTGGTGATTTTGGTGGGATTTGAGCCACCAGTGTTGGCACTGCCGCAGGGGAATGCGATTAAAGATCCGAAAGCGTTGTTGCGCTATGCGTTACCGATCGAGAATCCTGAAGTGCGTCAACTTCAGGACAGTTTGGAGGATGTCGCGGCTCAGTTGCGGGCAAATCGACGCTGGGGTGCGGTGAATTCGGATTTGAGTCGTGCGAATAACATTTTGACGAAGAAAAGTGACAAATTATTGGCAAGCGTGGTGGACGATCGCAAGTCTGAAGCGGAGCAGTTGATCGAGCAACTGAAAGCTGGGATTGCGGAGATGACCGAAATTGCTACTGCAAAAGATAAAACCAAAACGCTAGAGAAGCGAGCAGAACTATTAGATAAAATAGGCGACTTGGAAGCAGCAATGGTTTCTAAGTTCCCGTATGAAGTGCCGCAAGAGTATAGCAATTTGCCGCAGTTAAAGGGACGCGCAACGATCGCAGCGAAGACCTCGAAAGGGGATTTAACGATCGTGGTAGATGGGTTTAGTGCGCCTGTAACGGCAGGGAATTTTGTTGATTTGGTGCAGCGTGGTTTTTATAACGGGTTGCCGTTTACTCGTGCAGAAGAGTCTTACGTGTTGCAAGTCGGTGATCCACCTGGAGATGAGGTTGGCTTTGTCGATCCGAAGACGAAGAAGTATCGGGCGATTCCTTTGGAAGTTTTAGTCAAAGGCGATAAGGTTCCGACGTATGGCATCACGTTAGAGGATGCGGGACGCTATCTTGATCCGCCTGTGCTGCCGTTTTCTGCTTATGGGGCGATGGCTCTGGCGCGTCCTGATTTTGATGCGAATGGGGGATCGTCTCAGTTTTTCTTTTTCTTGTTTGAGCCGGAGCTAACGCCTGCGGGTGCGAATCTGCTGGATGGTCGCTATTCGATTTTCGGATTTGTGACGGAAGGCGCAGATGTTTTAAGAGAGCTGCGGGCGGGGGATAAGATTGAGTCGATGAAAGTGGTTGATGGGTTGGAGAATTTGGTGGAGCCGAAGAACGCTTAG
- the pyrE gene encoding orotate phosphoribosyltransferase, with protein sequence MTNVTKFDAKTFPWSTAEIEEVRDRLLDLFCLGAYREGDFLLSSGQRSSYYINGKQVTLHPQGALAVGRVLLALLEPDTVAVAGLTLGADPIVTATSVVGAYEGKSISALIVRKEAKGHGTQAYIEGLTLPEGSRVVVLEDVVTTGQSAMKAVERLRDAGYQVDEVISLVDRQQGGAEFYQQQGLKFRAVYTIEDLQKRWKQLQA encoded by the coding sequence ATGACAAATGTGACTAAGTTCGACGCAAAAACATTTCCTTGGTCAACGGCTGAGATTGAGGAAGTGCGCGATCGCCTTTTGGATCTGTTCTGTTTGGGTGCTTATCGGGAGGGAGATTTTCTCTTGTCTTCGGGTCAGCGCAGTTCGTATTACATCAATGGGAAGCAGGTGACCTTGCATCCCCAAGGTGCTTTGGCAGTCGGACGAGTGTTGTTAGCGTTATTGGAGCCGGATACCGTTGCTGTGGCGGGTTTAACGTTAGGGGCTGATCCGATTGTAACGGCGACGAGTGTGGTCGGGGCGTATGAAGGAAAATCGATCTCCGCGTTGATTGTCCGTAAAGAGGCGAAAGGGCATGGAACGCAGGCATATATTGAGGGGTTGACGTTACCGGAGGGAAGCCGAGTTGTTGTTTTAGAAGATGTCGTGACAACGGGGCAATCCGCGATGAAGGCGGTTGAGCGATTGCGCGATGCCGGATATCAAGTCGATGAAGTGATCTCGCTCGTCGATCGTCAACAGGGGGGCGCAGAATTTTATCAGCAGCAAGGGTTAAAATTCCGAGCGGTTTATACGATCGAAGATCTCCAAAAACGTTGGAAGCAATTGCAAGCTTAG
- a CDS encoding hemolysin family protein: MTAPIPLALAVVLQPLNFTDVSLRFLSVLLLIAINAFFVTAEFSIVSVRRSRINQLVDAGDIQARTVQSLQQSIDRLLSTTQLGITLSSLALGWIGESSMAVIVSMWITQLPLPQTWIQPLSHSASIPISFLLIAYLQIVLGELCPKSLAMRYSEEIARFLGPFSLAIARFFNPFIWILNQSTQFLLRLIGVQYTGQGWYNQVTPEELQLIIATSSESSGLEQEERELLSNVFEFAEVSAEEVMVRRPSMITLPIEATVRDLLVEVAESGHSRFPITGESLDDICGFVHLKELAEPLVQGTLNMDSPLKSWIQPARFVPEYTSLGELLTLMQRDRQHMVLVVDEFGGTAGLVTIQDLVTQIIGETEESDEEQPIQTIDENTFMIQAQMNLEEINDRLDLNLPVIEEYQTLGGFLFYQWQKIPQPGETLQYANYELTVVSVEGPRLHQIRVHRIETPAMLDKTKPD; encoded by the coding sequence ATGACTGCCCCCATTCCGCTTGCTCTAGCGGTAGTGCTTCAGCCTCTAAATTTTACCGATGTCAGTTTGCGATTTCTCTCGGTGCTGCTCTTGATCGCGATTAATGCGTTCTTCGTGACGGCTGAGTTCTCGATCGTGTCAGTGCGTCGCTCTCGAATTAATCAATTGGTCGATGCGGGGGATATTCAAGCTCGCACCGTACAGTCTTTACAACAAAGTATCGATCGCTTACTGTCTACCACTCAGCTTGGCATTACGTTATCGAGTCTAGCGCTGGGCTGGATTGGTGAATCATCGATGGCGGTGATCGTGTCCATGTGGATCACTCAGCTTCCTTTGCCGCAAACCTGGATACAGCCTTTGTCACACTCGGCTTCGATTCCGATCTCGTTTTTGCTGATTGCTTATCTGCAAATTGTGCTCGGTGAACTGTGCCCAAAGTCTCTGGCGATGCGGTACTCCGAGGAAATTGCGCGGTTTTTGGGTCCGTTTAGTTTGGCGATCGCGCGATTTTTCAATCCTTTTATCTGGATTTTGAATCAATCGACTCAGTTCTTATTGCGCTTGATTGGGGTGCAGTATACCGGGCAAGGGTGGTACAACCAGGTCACACCGGAAGAATTACAGCTGATTATTGCGACTTCTAGCGAGTCGAGCGGGTTGGAGCAGGAAGAACGCGAATTGCTCAGCAATGTGTTTGAATTTGCGGAAGTTTCGGCGGAAGAAGTGATGGTGCGGCGACCGAGCATGATTACTTTACCGATCGAGGCAACGGTGCGCGACTTGTTGGTCGAAGTGGCGGAAAGCGGACATTCGCGATTTCCCATTACGGGAGAATCGCTGGATGATATTTGTGGGTTTGTGCATTTGAAAGAGCTGGCTGAGCCTTTGGTGCAAGGGACGTTAAACATGGATAGTCCCTTGAAGTCTTGGATTCAGCCAGCGCGATTTGTCCCGGAGTATACGAGTTTGGGAGAGCTACTGACGCTGATGCAGCGCGATCGACAACATATGGTTTTAGTGGTCGATGAGTTTGGCGGCACAGCGGGATTGGTCACGATTCAAGATCTCGTGACTCAAATTATTGGGGAGACAGAAGAAAGCGATGAGGAGCAGCCGATTCAAACGATCGATGAAAATACCTTTATGATTCAGGCACAGATGAATCTAGAAGAAATTAACGATCGATTGGATCTCAATCTACCTGTGATCGAGGAGTATCAAACTTTAGGCGGTTTTCTATTTTACCAATGGCAAAAAATTCCGCAGCCTGGAGAAACGCTGCAATATGCCAATTATGAATTAACCGTGGTTTCGGTGGAGGGGCCACGCTTGCATCAGATTCGTGTCCATCGCATTGAGACCCCGGCAATGCTCGACAAGACTAAGCCGGATTGA
- a CDS encoding toll/interleukin-1 receptor domain-containing protein — protein MRDVFISYSRKDKSFVEQLHQALEAQNRDAWVDWEDIPLSAEWWHEIQRGIESANTFVFVISRDSIESKVCRDEIEHAVQHNKT, from the coding sequence ATGCGTGACGTTTTCATCTCCTACTCCCGGAAGGATAAGTCATTTGTAGAACAGTTACATCAGGCACTCGAAGCGCAGAATCGGGATGCGTGGGTCGATTGGGAAGATATTCCCCTCAGTGCAGAATGGTGGCATGAAATTCAGCGTGGCATCGAAAGTGCAAATACATTTGTGTTTGTGATCAGCCGCGATTCGATCGAGTCGAAGGTTTGTCGAGACGAAATTGAGCACGCCGTTCAGCATAATAAGACGTGA